From the genome of Kiritimatiellales bacterium:
CGGACTGGAAATATTCAGCGAAAAAAGTTCCGGCGATGTGAGCAGCGGATCAAACGACATTAATCCGCCGGCAATATAAAGAACACCGTCCATCACCAGTGCACCTGCTGCCGCCAAAGGCACCGGCAGCGTCGGCAATTCTTTTATACTCAACTCCGTTCCATCAAACTGCAGACAAAAAACCTGACCGGAAATTTTTCCGTCAACAATCCCGCCAGCCAGAATCAGACTGTCCGGACCGGCTGTTGCAACCGCCGGAAAACGCAATGCATTCTGAAATTCCGTTTCTGCAATAACAGAACCGTCATCCACTGAAATCAGCCGGGCGCCGCGCTCTTCAATAAGCACCGCACCGCGGGACATGCTTCCGACCGAAACTGCATTCGTTGACAAAATCAATTCCGGTTCAACAGGAACCACATGAATCGCCGCCGCACCAAGATTCCCGCCGGACAACATACAAATCAGACCAGCCACACAAATTCGAACCGTATTCGTCATAACACTCCCTTGCCGGATAGTTTCAAAAATCAGCGTTCTTAATAATTCAACTGAATATTATATACAACTATTTTGTTTGGTGGATTGTAAAAGCAAGTGTCCGGGTAGAGATGTTTGATTCATGCCGCGATTTCCTGATCGGACCATTCCCCCGCTGTTTCAAAATTCAATATCTTACGCGGATAGATGTTAGTCCATGTTTCGATTTCGTGAAGCATTTTTTGCTGATTCGTTCCACCAACGTTCTCTCTTTCGGAATAAACCAGCGCAACAAGAACGGATCAGTGAACCGCCTACAGGTGTTTTTTCAGGAATAATACTATTTTGTCAGTTAATTCTTTTTCTGCCAGATGCTGATGGAGACTATGTCCGGCATTTTCAACGCGGTTTAATTCACTTTGGACACCGGCTTTCCACAATGTTTCATGAAGGCGTTCGCTTTGCGAGATAGGAACGCGGGGATCTTTTGTCCCGTGCCAGATGGAAAAAGGCGCTGAATCTTTTGTGACGTAAAGCTGTGGACTGGCGGCAGCGGCGAGTTCCGGTTTTTCTTCCAGAGTGCCGCCCAGCAATTGTGCCCGCGTATTAAAAAACGGATCCCACATTTCCCTGGCAGTGAGATCGGAAGGACCGCAAACATCTATCACCGCCTGTACACAGCTTGAAAAATTTAAATTTTCGCCGGCATCAAACTGCCGGGTATTCCCGGTAACACCAAGCAAGGATGCGAGATGACCTCCTGCCGAACTGCCCCATGCGGCAAAGCGGTCGGGATCAAGATTGTAGTCAGCTGCGTTTGCGCGCAACCAACGTACGGCGGCTTTGCAATCCTCAAGTTGCGCGGGGAAACGGTTGTCCGGTGTAAGCCGGTAGTTGATGCTTGCGATGGCGTATCCATGCCGGACAAAACCGTTTTCTAAAGGAGGACAGTTATTTTTATCCCCCCCGCCCCATCCACCGCCATGCACCCAAATAATGAGAGGCAAAGACTGTCCGGTTTCATTTTTCGGCAAATAAATATCCAGCGTCTGTTTTTCGTTTCCTCCGGAAACATAATGGATGTTATAGCAGGAAGTAACTTCATCGGATATTTTTGAAGTTTTCTGCGCGAACAGGTCGGTTGGAGCGTGTAATATACCGCATAAGCAAAGTAACTTGGAAAATTTATTCATACGAAGTGCTTCCTATTATTCGATAAAATAAATCGTAAATGAGGTAGATTATAAAAGCAAGTGACCTATTGAAGATTTTTGATTTGTATTAGTCACGATGAGATCTGACAGTCAGGCAGAAGAAATGTTACCCCTGTTAGGGTCAAAAACAAAAATCCCTCCGGCGTGGATGCCGGAACGAACAGGAGTAACAGAGATGACAGTAAATGATAAAAGTATCGGCACCAGGCTTGGATTGCTCAATCTGGCCGAAGAGCTTGGCAATGTATCCAAAGCCTGCAAGTTGATGGGCTTCAGCAGAGATACGTTCTACCGCTATAGAGATGCGGTGGAATCCGGCGGTGTAGACGCGTTGCCGGATGCAAACCGGCGTGTTCCGAATCACCGTAACCGCGTGGATGAGCGTATCGAGAATGCGGTGATAACGATCGCACTTGATAATCCGGCATTAGGTCAGTTCCGTGTCAGCAATGAGTTGCGCAAAGCTGGAGTGATGATCTCAGCGGGCGGTGTACGCAGTGTCTGGCTGCGGCATAACCTTGAGACGATGAAAAAACGGCTGGCGGCGCTGGAAAAGAAGGTCGCATCAGAAGGACTCGTACTCACTGAAGCACAGATCGTTGCACTGGAGAAAAAGAAAGAGCTGGATGCGTTCGCCGGTGAAATCGAAACCGCCCATCCGGGCTATCTTGGTGCACAGGACACCTTTTACGTCGGAACGATTAAAGGTGTCGGGCGGATATACCAGCAAACGTTCATGGATACCTACAGCAAAGTGGCGCTGGCCAGGCTTTATACGATGAAAACATCGTTAACTGCTGCAGATATGCCTAATGACCGGGTGCTGCCGTTCTTTGAAGAACACGGGATGGGCTTACTGCGCATGCTCACCGATCGCGGAACGGAGTACTGCGGGAAAGCGACGCATGATTATGAGCTGTATCTGATGATCAATGACATCGAACACACCCGAACCAAGGCAAAATCACCTCAGACCAACGGGATCTGTGAACGGTTCCACCGGACGATCCTGAATGAGTTTTATCAAATCGCGTTCCGGAAGAAAATCTACCGGACGCTGGATGAGCGCAGACCGGTCTGGATGAATGGCTCGTGTATTATAATACGGACCGGACGCATCAGGGAAAGATGTGCTGTGGGCGTACTCCAATGGCTGCGTTCGCAGATGGAAAAGAAATCTGACTTGAAAAAGTCGATGCATTGAATAGAAAGAAAGAAATCGTACCGGCGGCAGCCTGATAAAATCGCGATCCTGACAGGGCGGACTGTCAGATCTCATCGTGACTAATACATTTGATTCTTGTCGCTGCTTCCTGATTGAACCGGTCTTCGGCTGCTCCAGAATTCAGTGTCTTGCGTGGATCGGTGTTGATCCAGATTCCGGTTTCCTGAAACATTTTTCTGCTGATTCATCCTGACGTTTTCCCTTTCGGAATTAACCGAGTGCTCTATCCCCTCATAATCAAGTTAGAACTCGTTTTCATACAGACCGCATACGGTTCATCTTTCATCCGATGCTCGGCTACTGCCGGGGAACATCGTTTGACTACAAAGTGCGTTTCAGCCGTTCCTGCACTCCTGCAATGTGACGTACTGTTGCTCCGCTGCGGAACAGCACTCAATTTGAATGCGTTCTTCCTGACCCAAATGTTTTCCTTTTCACGGGCAAAGCGTGCTGCGCTCTGCCTGTTCCATATCGATGTCCCTTTCCTTTATCTTGATTGAATGAAGAACGACTCATTCCAACATGGAATTTCTTCGGACTCCAACCGGACACTTGCTTTACATTCTACCTGATTATTTGCATCCCGGACACCGGCCTCTCTGCGCCGGCGTTTAAAACCGTTTATTTTTCCGGATGTGCTGAATAACAATTCGGCAATCTTCAATAACTTCATAGGTATGCTCAAAAAGCGTGTCAAACTGTACACTGTCGCCGGCTTCGAGCAGATAGCTCTCATTCGGCAGGGTAATTTTTACTTTTCCGGCGAGCACCCAGCAGGTTTCGTAATCGTCGGCGCTGTGAGCACGCGGGTCGTTGCGGATCGCGCCGGATTTTGCCTCGGCATACAAACAGCGTGAGTTGGCAAATTCAATCTGCCGGAAACGAAAGTCGCCGACTTTTCGCGCTGTTTCTTTGGTAACGTGTGCCGTGCGGGATTCCGCCAGCGCAATCAGCTCCGCCGCCGTAATTCCAAATGCTTTTGCAAAACGAAACAGCGTATTCAGCTCTGCCGCGCTTTGGTTGCGCTCCAGTTTTGAAATCACTGCCGGAGAAATCCCGGTGCGCTGCGATAAATCCGCGATCGTGAAACCGTCACGCCTGCGCAAATCGCGCAGCACCGAAAAATCAAATTCACCGGACTGATTCATTCGTACAACATAAACAGCACGAACTGGTCTCGCAATAACTTTGTTTTTAGCAAAACCTCCGGATTGAAATTATCGAATACCGCAAAGTACACAAAATTTATAATTGTTCTGCACGCACTTCATGCAAAAGTGATTCGCCGTTTTTGAAACGTCGGAATTCATCCATCATGTAATCCGCCATTCGGTTCAATTCAGCTCCTTTTGATCCGGCGATATGCGCGCTCAGTTGAATATTCGGCACAGTGTAAAGTTTTGATCCGGCAACCGGCGGTTCCGGCCATTGCACATCCAGCAGTGCGGTGAGATCGTGGCGGCGCTGCATGACATCAACAAGATCATCTTCGTTCACCTGCCGCCCGCGCCCGACATTGATAAATACCGCACCGGGCTTCATCCGTTCAAACAGGGGTTTATTCAAAATTTGCGAATTATCCGGCAGATCAGGAAACAGATTCACGACGGCAAATGATGTTTCGAATGCTTCTTCCAACGGCACAGTTCTTTGTTCTGCGCGGAACGGCACAACCACCGGCACCAAACAATGTTCCTTCAGCCATTTCTGTAGGAGCTGCGAAATCATTCCGTTCCCAAGAATTGCAACACTGCCGCCATAATTCCCGAATCCGCGGAAACTGTTTTGCACTGTCGCCGCCTCCGGTGTTTTGCATTCGCGACTGTTACGGAAATAGCCGGCACCGGCGAGCAGGACCTGACTCAAGGCGAACTGTGCAACCGGAATGGCGTTCGCTGCTGCGGCACTGCAGACTTTTATTCCGGCGTTCAGAAACGGGTCGCGGAAATACCCGGTTGCGCCGGCGGCATAGAAAACGGCTTTTAAGTTCGGAAGCTTTTGAATCTGTTCCGCTGTCAGCTTCGGCGCGTGCCAAGTCGAAAAAATGACATCGAGGCTGTGCAGTTTTTCGACGTGTTCATTAAAATTTCCGGTTGTGATAACAACCGGGTACAAATGTGCCTGCTCAGTCAGCGCCGCTTTCCACCCGGCATTAAAAACGATATCTGTTACACAGCGATCGGGCGACCAGTCGGCGCCATCACAAAAAAATGCTGCATTCATGAATTCACTCCTTCAATTTCTGTCGCTTTCCTCGCAATCCGTTTTCCGCTGTGCATCATTATCAATCCGATGCCGCCGATGAACCCGGCCAGAATTAGCACAACCAGCCGCGCCGCCGGAAGTTTCAACGGGACCAAAAGAATCAGTGTTAACCCTCCGAGCAGCGCTGCAAAACGTCCGATTTGAATCAGCTGAAACGCATCGTTTGCATTGCCGGTCTCGCGAGAAAAATCAATTGGCTGACGCATTTTCCGGTAGAAAGTTTCTGCTGCCATTTTTTCTTCCGGTGAAACGTTCTTCCAGAAAACACAGGCGATGAAAAATCCGGTGCAGCCTCCAGCAAGCACCGAAAGCCCCATGATCTGATATGAAAAACGCCATCCAAAAATAAATTCAAGAATACTTGGAAGAAATCCGCCGGCAATTGATGACAGCAAACCCCAGCGCGGCACTTTCCGGAAAAACAAAAACAGCGTCAGCGGAATCATCTGCGGAAAAATCAGCCGGCCGGCAAGCTGCATCATTAAATCAAAAATGGTGACATCTTTTGCATACGAATAGATCAGTGCGATGCTCATGATGATAACGCCGGAAATGACGGTGGCAATTTTTCCGAAAAAAACTTCGCGCTCCGGCGACACCGCAGCGAATCCGAATTGTTTTCTTACCGGCGGCATTAAATCGCGTACAATTAATGCGGCATTTTGATTCAGTCCTGTATCAAGCGAACTGATCGCGGCCGCAAAAATGGCCACGAGCATGATGCTGAACGTTCCGCGCGGAAGAACATTATAACTGGCAACAGCGTAAGCATACTCCACCGCTTTTGCCGGCGATGTATCCATTGCCAGTACCTGTTCTGGAAGAAACAACCGCGCATAAATCGGCGGAATAAAAAATACAGCAAGACCAAGCACCATCAAAATTCCAGCGAACGCAGAGGCCTTCCGTGCTTCACGCCCGTCTTTGGCGGAAAAATAACGGACGCCCTGAAACAGGCTGGTCTGATTTGCGAATTGAATCACAAACGCAATAACGATCCAGGCAAGCGTATATTTTGCTGTCCAAATGGTTTCTCCGGCGGGAACCGGTGTGATAAATGTCAAATCATCGGCAACGCCGGGCTGATTCATTGCGGAAATAAATCCACTGACACCACCGGACTTGAGTAGACAAAGAGCGGTTACGATTGAAATCACCGCAACCAGAACGAGTCCCTGAACAAAGTCGTTTGCCATCACGGCCCAGTTCCCGCCGATTGTGCAGTAGAAAACAACCACCGTGCCGACAACGGCAATGAGCAACTGAACGGAAACATCGGGTATCACCGTTTTTGTAAATACGGCGAGCGTATACAGTACGACGCCGGACCACATATATCCGTTCAATACCAGCAGATATGTGACGATCTGTTCTGATGTTTTTCCAAACCGTTCTTTGAGAACTTCAGCAAACGTAACCACGCGCATCTGCCGGTACCATGCGGCGAGAAACAGCGCTGCCAGCAGGAACCCGGTAATGTTCGCCAGATAGATTGCGAGCGGACTCCAGCCCGATTGATAAATTCCGGCGGCGTTGCCGACAAATGTGTATGCGCTGATTCCGCTCATAAACATGCTGGCGCCAACCAGCCACCAGCAGCCGCGTCCGCCGGCGCGGAAATAATCAATTCCCGTATTTACAATACGCCCGAAAACAATTCCGACACATACCAGCACACATAAATAAACACCGATAATGATTAGATCCAGATTTGTTCCCATCCGGAGACCTCCTCGTTTCGAGTTTTATAGTTCGAAGAGTGCAGGAAGAGAACCGGTGTGCCGGTTAAATCGTTTAAATTACAAAAATGTGTTTAATTCTTTGTGCCGGTTTTTTTGCATGGGCAGGTTGCGCCGTCTTCCCATGCCGGCGCAATCTGTGTAACCGTCGGATGCTTAGGAATCCCGCGCTCATTGTTGTACAACAATCGAGCAAGTTGATCGACAGCCGCCCGCCCAACCAGATTTTCGTTTTCATTAACTCCAGCGACCAGTGATTCTGCGCCGCTCCGGCTCAATGTAACAAATGCAGTCTCTTCAGGGATACGGATCTCCGTTTGTTGCAATGCTTTCCAAACCAGCCTGTCTATTCCTGAACTGATAATGATATCCGGTTTGTATTTTTTATACCAGACAAGCAGCTGTTTTAAATCAACCTCGCCGCATTCGAGCACCGGAATGATTCCTCGTTTTTTCTGCGCATATTCCTGCCCGTAAAACCCGGAACTCCACCGCCGCAATGTCCGTGCGCTGCCGTGTCCTGCGATGATCAGGCCGGGGCGTAAATATCCCTTGCGACGAATATGATGCAGCGCCATCCGGATTCCTTGATATTGATCCGGGCAGACGCGATGCAGTGTGGGTTTCAGCATGGAATGTCCAATTGCCAGCGCTGAAATTTTTTCCCAGTCCAGCGATAAATGTCCGCCGCCGAATGCCAATGGTGGGATTAAAACACCGGTAATATTACGTGCGTATAAAATTTCTGACAGCCGGCGGGAACTCGCCACTTTTTTGTCCCGTAGAAAAAACGGTTCCACAGAAAATCCGGTTTCTTTTGCGCGCTGAACAATCCCATCCCATAAACGGCGATGGTATGCGCTCGATTCAACCTGTTCTCGTACACCGTTATAGATTGCAGCAAGCGGAATTGGAAAATGAATTTTACTGGAACGGCTCACATTTGACATCAGCGCAGAAACCAATGGGTTTCGGCGATATCCCAGTTGTTCCGTTGTATCGTGGACTATTTTTTTTGTTTCCGATGAAATGCGCGGATGATTACGGAGCGCCAGCGATACCGTGGCGATTGAAACACCACATGCGGCAGCAACATCTTTTATGGTTATCTGATTTTCTGTATTCTTCATATGAGGCAGTTTAGCCTGATTCGTTGAAAATACGAATAAATAAACGATTTAACTAAATGTCTAATTGCACAGCGCCGGAGCATTTAATTATCATAGCTCTGTAAAAACAAAAGGAGATTTAACAAACAGGAGATCTTTTATGAATTTTTTCATCGCTCTTAAACTCGGGCTGTTCTGCGTTGCCGGAATTTCTCCGGAGCCGCTGAAGGTTTACGATGTGATGCCGGATTCTGCCAGCAGTACATTCGGTTCTTATCACACGATACCGGAAAGCCCTGATGGTAAAAATATCCTGGTTCTTTGTTTTGATAGCGTTCCGGCAGCATCCCCCTCAAGTATCACTGCCGGCTCTCTTTGGATTTATCGGCGCGAAACCGGCGAACGGGAAAAGCTGGTCGATTTATATGGTGTTGGTACTCATGACGGCGCAATGGCCATGTGGATTGATAATGATTTGATTGTTTATCAGGATGGCAAACTTCGTCCAATTAATGTTCCACCGGAATACGACACGTATTCCGGCTATCCTCCACGGGATGAAATCAACTCGTTTAACATAAAAACCGGCGAGAAGAAAACATTCCCTATTCAGGGGCGGCTGGGACATGATGCAGTAAACGGATGGTTCCCGCTCTCTGTGATGCATCCAATGAACGGATTTCACGGTGCTTATATGGTCAATGCATATTCCGAAGAAATCCGGTTGATTTGCAAGCCGGAAAAGTTTGATGCCGTTGTGCCGGACGATTTAAAGCAGGGGCGCGAACCGGCACAAAAATGGAGATTGCTTCATGTTGCGTTAAGTCCCGACGGGGAGATGGCAGCCATGAGAATGGACATGCTGCCGCTTGCCGGCTCTTCATTACCCACATTAAACTCACAAGTGATCATCAATACGGATGGAACCGATCCGATCTTCTGGCGGGGGAAAATACCACTGCATTTTAACTGGTATGGGGAAAATATCATTGCCGGGCACGCCGGGTTTGATGCGTCAATCGGAATGGGCTTCCCGGGGCCGATGCAAGACTCGCCGCTTATGGAGGGGAGTGACGGGCGCGGTGGTGTATATGCTTTTCAAGTCCGCCCGTCGCAACTCATCGAACGGCTTGCACCGATGGGAAACCATCTCGCCTGGTCGCCGGACGGCA
Proteins encoded in this window:
- a CDS encoding alpha/beta hydrolase, with amino-acid sequence MNKFSKLLCLCGILHAPTDLFAQKTSKISDEVTSCYNIHYVSGGNEKQTLDIYLPKNETGQSLPLIIWVHGGGWGGGDKNNCPPLENGFVRHGYAIASINYRLTPDNRFPAQLEDCKAAVRWLRANAADYNLDPDRFAAWGSSAGGHLASLLGVTGNTRQFDAGENLNFSSCVQAVIDVCGPSDLTAREMWDPFFNTRAQLLGGTLEEKPELAAAASPQLYVTKDSAPFSIWHGTKDPRVPISQSERLHETLWKAGVQSELNRVENAGHSLHQHLAEKELTDKIVLFLKKHL
- a CDS encoding XRE family transcriptional regulator, whose product is MNQSGEFDFSVLRDLRRRDGFTIADLSQRTGISPAVISKLERNQSAAELNTLFRFAKAFGITAAELIALAESRTAHVTKETARKVGDFRFRQIEFANSRCLYAEAKSGAIRNDPRAHSADDYETCWVLAGKVKITLPNESYLLEAGDSVQFDTLFEHTYEVIEDCRIVIQHIRKNKRF
- a CDS encoding NAD(P)-dependent oxidoreductase, coding for MNAAFFCDGADWSPDRCVTDIVFNAGWKAALTEQAHLYPVVITTGNFNEHVEKLHSLDVIFSTWHAPKLTAEQIQKLPNLKAVFYAAGATGYFRDPFLNAGIKVCSAAAANAIPVAQFALSQVLLAGAGYFRNSRECKTPEAATVQNSFRGFGNYGGSVAILGNGMISQLLQKWLKEHCLVPVVVPFRAEQRTVPLEEAFETSFAVVNLFPDLPDNSQILNKPLFERMKPGAVFINVGRGRQVNEDDLVDVMQRRHDLTALLDVQWPEPPVAGSKLYTVPNIQLSAHIAGSKGAELNRMADYMMDEFRRFKNGESLLHEVRAEQL
- a CDS encoding LacI family DNA-binding transcriptional regulator, which gives rise to MKNTENQITIKDVAAACGVSIATVSLALRNHPRISSETKKIVHDTTEQLGYRRNPLVSALMSNVSRSSKIHFPIPLAAIYNGVREQVESSAYHRRLWDGIVQRAKETGFSVEPFFLRDKKVASSRRLSEILYARNITGVLIPPLAFGGGHLSLDWEKISALAIGHSMLKPTLHRVCPDQYQGIRMALHHIRRKGYLRPGLIIAGHGSARTLRRWSSGFYGQEYAQKKRGIIPVLECGEVDLKQLLVWYKKYKPDIIISSGIDRLVWKALQQTEIRIPEETAFVTLSRSGAESLVAGVNENENLVGRAAVDQLARLLYNNERGIPKHPTVTQIAPAWEDGATCPCKKTGTKN
- a CDS encoding discoidin domain-containing protein; translation: MNFFIALKLGLFCVAGISPEPLKVYDVMPDSASSTFGSYHTIPESPDGKNILVLCFDSVPAASPSSITAGSLWIYRRETGEREKLVDLYGVGTHDGAMAMWIDNDLIVYQDGKLRPINVPPEYDTYSGYPPRDEINSFNIKTGEKKTFPIQGRLGHDAVNGWFPLSVMHPMNGFHGAYMVNAYSEEIRLICKPEKFDAVVPDDLKQGREPAQKWRLLHVALSPDGEMAAMRMDMLPLAGSSLPTLNSQVIINTDGTDPIFWRGKIPLHFNWYGENIIAGHAGFDASIGMGFPGPMQDSPLMEGSDGRGGVYAFQVRPSQLIERLAPMGNHLAWSPDGNWFVSENWYRTETVIMKLYRKYSDVPAALLMQNSDGAARCWNSTVHVNPSFSRDGQRVYFTEVMDGNRFQARWTDIGPVLTAWANNQQITFEREDIMNTNITKMLGTAAAATSLTVNVIAGNMTAEASSFASTDKGQMLPEYAIDGNPATMWGAQERREWLQIDLGEEQLLSEISIMWGGTQGRCYIFSIETSIDSNTWKRAYSGEHDGIQRVFKNYQFSAPRAARYVKIFTQGYNPSKGGGGNGKWTYICEVKFK